One genomic region from Reichenbachiella ulvae encodes:
- the gyrB gene encoding DNA topoisomerase (ATP-hydrolyzing) subunit B — protein sequence MSEENKTPKADYSASNITVLEGLEAVRKRPAMYIGDVGVKGLHHMIWEVVDNSIDEALAGHCDTINVTIKPDNSILVTDNGRGIPTDYHEKEKKSALEVVMTVLHAGGKFDKDTYKVSGGLHGVGVSCVNALSTKLEVTVHRGGKVYQQEYSTGIPKYDVKEIGTTDITGTHVHFWPDTSIFTVNEYKYETVASRLRELSFLNAGITVKLTDERETEEDGNFKSDIFHSEGGLIEFVEYLDSSREKLIPKPVYMEGEKGEIPVQVALTYNTSFSENVVSYVNNINTIEGGTHVAGFRRALTRTLKSYADKSGMLDKVKIDITGDDFREGLTAIISVKVAEPQFEGQTKTKLGNSDAMGAVDTSVSEILFNFLEENPKEAKTIVQKVILAAQARNAARKAREMVQRKNVLSGTGLPGKLADCSSRDPMHSELYLVEGDSAGGSAKQGRDRKFQAILPLRGKILNVEKAQEHKIYDNEEIKNMITALGVKFGTDDDPKALNMEKLRYHKIVIMTDADIDGSHIRTLILTFFFRYMRALIDNGYLYIALPPLYLLKKGKKERYAWSEEDRARVVAELAGDGKEENVGVQRYKGLGEMNPEQLWTTTMNPEFRSLKQVTVESAAEADHLFSVLMGDEVGPRREFIEKNAKYANVDV from the coding sequence ATGAGCGAAGAGAATAAAACACCAAAAGCAGATTATTCAGCCAGTAACATTACCGTCCTCGAAGGACTAGAAGCCGTAAGAAAAAGACCTGCCATGTACATCGGAGATGTGGGCGTCAAAGGTCTTCACCACATGATCTGGGAAGTAGTAGACAACTCTATCGATGAGGCACTTGCTGGACATTGTGACACCATCAATGTAACCATCAAGCCAGACAACTCCATCCTGGTGACTGACAATGGTCGAGGCATCCCAACTGATTACCACGAAAAAGAAAAGAAATCGGCACTAGAGGTTGTAATGACCGTGCTTCACGCCGGGGGTAAATTCGATAAAGACACTTATAAAGTATCTGGGGGTCTTCACGGTGTAGGGGTATCTTGTGTGAACGCCTTGTCTACCAAACTGGAAGTGACTGTGCACAGAGGTGGCAAGGTCTACCAACAAGAATACTCTACTGGTATACCCAAATATGACGTGAAAGAAATAGGGACAACGGACATCACTGGTACCCATGTTCATTTCTGGCCTGACACAAGCATCTTCACGGTTAACGAGTACAAATACGAAACGGTGGCTTCCCGATTGAGAGAATTGTCTTTCTTGAATGCAGGAATCACTGTTAAACTTACAGATGAAAGAGAAACGGAAGAAGACGGAAACTTCAAAAGTGACATCTTCCATTCCGAAGGTGGATTGATAGAATTCGTTGAATATCTGGATAGCTCTAGAGAAAAACTGATCCCCAAACCCGTTTACATGGAAGGGGAAAAGGGAGAAATCCCCGTTCAGGTGGCCTTGACTTACAACACATCTTTCTCAGAAAATGTAGTTTCTTATGTAAACAACATCAACACGATCGAAGGAGGAACACACGTAGCAGGTTTCAGAAGAGCCTTGACAAGAACACTGAAATCCTATGCTGACAAGTCTGGCATGCTAGACAAGGTGAAGATAGACATCACCGGCGATGACTTTAGAGAAGGCCTTACGGCCATTATCTCCGTAAAGGTTGCTGAACCGCAGTTTGAAGGACAGACCAAAACAAAACTGGGCAACTCTGATGCTATGGGCGCTGTGGACACCAGTGTGAGTGAAATCCTTTTCAACTTCCTAGAAGAGAATCCTAAAGAAGCAAAAACGATTGTTCAGAAAGTAATCCTGGCTGCTCAAGCTAGAAATGCTGCGAGAAAGGCTAGAGAGATGGTTCAGAGGAAGAATGTACTTTCTGGAACCGGGCTACCTGGTAAACTGGCTGACTGTTCTTCCAGAGACCCTATGCACTCAGAATTATACCTAGTAGAGGGTGACTCTGCGGGTGGGTCTGCAAAGCAAGGTCGTGATAGAAAATTTCAAGCGATCCTACCCTTGAGAGGTAAGATCCTAAACGTAGAAAAAGCCCAAGAGCACAAAATCTACGACAATGAAGAGATCAAGAATATGATCACTGCATTAGGTGTCAAATTCGGAACAGATGACGACCCTAAGGCGCTGAACATGGAAAAACTTCGCTACCACAAAATTGTCATCATGACGGATGCCGATATCGATGGTAGTCACATTCGAACTTTGATCTTGACATTCTTCTTCAGATACATGAGAGCTTTGATCGACAATGGTTATCTATACATCGCTCTACCTCCATTGTATCTCTTAAAGAAAGGAAAGAAAGAGCGCTATGCCTGGTCTGAAGAAGACAGAGCAAGAGTAGTAGCAGAGCTTGCCGGAGATGGCAAAGAAGAGAATGTCGGCGTTCAGAGGTACAAGGGTCTTGGTGAAATGAACCCTGAGCAGCTTTGGACCACTACTATGAATCCTGAATTCCGTAGTTTGAAACAAGTAACCGTAGAATCAGCTGCTGAAGCAGATCACTTGTTCTCTGTATTAATGGGAGACGAAGTAGGACCAAGACGGGAATTCATTGAAAAGAATGCAAAATATGCCAATGTGGATGTTTAA
- the murB gene encoding UDP-N-acetylmuramate dehydrogenase: protein MSEILEGVSLQPYNTFGLEAKADFFTDITELEDLKNALKWAGKHDLAYYILGGGSNVLLTGDFDGLIIKNSLKGIEVLEESDQEVVLKVAAGEVWHDLVLYTIEQGWGGIENMSLIPGTVGAAPMQNIGAYGVEIKDVFVSLEALNNRSLELETFDGEACQFGYRESVFKKELKGQYVISSVTIKLTKNPILNTSYGAINETLSQRGITQPTIKDVSDAVISIRQSKLPDPVKIGNSGSFFKNPVVTEAKYAALKESYDAPGYPQGSGEVKVPAGWLIEQAGWKGKRIGNIGVHDKQALVLVNHGGGSGKELYQLALDIQASVLAKFDITIHPEVNIL, encoded by the coding sequence ATGTCTGAAATTTTAGAAGGCGTTTCGCTTCAACCCTACAATACCTTCGGCCTGGAGGCCAAGGCTGATTTTTTTACTGATATAACCGAATTAGAGGATCTAAAAAACGCACTCAAATGGGCTGGTAAGCATGATTTGGCCTACTATATTTTGGGTGGGGGGTCAAATGTCCTTTTGACTGGCGATTTTGACGGGTTGATCATTAAAAATAGTCTGAAAGGAATAGAGGTCCTGGAAGAATCAGATCAGGAAGTAGTTCTAAAAGTGGCGGCAGGAGAGGTTTGGCATGATTTAGTTCTGTATACAATTGAACAGGGTTGGGGAGGGATAGAAAATATGTCCCTGATTCCTGGGACAGTTGGGGCTGCTCCGATGCAAAATATTGGGGCCTATGGTGTAGAGATCAAAGATGTTTTTGTGTCATTGGAAGCCTTGAATAACCGATCGTTAGAATTGGAGACCTTTGATGGAGAGGCTTGTCAGTTCGGTTATAGAGAAAGTGTCTTCAAGAAGGAATTGAAAGGGCAGTATGTGATCAGTTCTGTGACGATCAAATTGACCAAAAATCCTATCCTGAATACGAGTTATGGGGCGATCAATGAAACCTTATCTCAAAGAGGAATTACTCAACCAACGATCAAAGACGTAAGTGACGCAGTGATTTCTATTCGCCAATCAAAATTGCCAGATCCGGTGAAGATTGGGAACTCAGGGAGTTTTTTCAAAAACCCTGTAGTGACTGAAGCCAAGTATGCAGCACTGAAGGAGTCATATGATGCGCCGGGCTATCCGCAGGGCAGTGGAGAAGTAAAAGTCCCGGCAGGCTGGTTGATTGAGCAAGCAGGGTGGAAGGGCAAGCGTATTGGAAATATCGGTGTGCACGACAAACAGGCATTGGTTCTGGTCAACCATGGCGGTGGCAGTGGTAAAGAGTTGTACCAATTGGCCCTTGATATTCAGGCTTCTGTCCTTGCGAAATTTGATATCACTATCCATCCAGAAGTGAATATCCTTTAG
- a CDS encoding DUF423 domain-containing protein, with translation MNNNVIKTGAVFGFLTVAIGAFGAHGLKSTLIAHGTLDTFDTGVLYQAIHTFAILITGILFKEFHSSRLNWAFYSFVAGIIIFSGSLYILSVTGIKVWGAITPVGGIGFLVGWILMLLAVNKKRDTE, from the coding sequence ATGAACAATAATGTAATAAAAACAGGAGCAGTTTTTGGCTTTTTGACGGTGGCCATTGGAGCTTTTGGGGCTCATGGGTTGAAATCGACTCTAATAGCACATGGTACATTGGATACATTCGATACAGGGGTGCTTTATCAAGCGATTCACACTTTTGCGATCCTGATCACAGGAATATTATTTAAGGAGTTTCATTCTAGCCGATTGAACTGGGCATTTTATTCATTTGTAGCTGGAATAATTATCTTCAGTGGCTCACTTTACATACTGAGTGTGACTGGTATCAAAGTTTGGGGTGCCATAACTCCAGTAGGAGGGATTGGGTTTCTTGTAGGTTGGATTTTGATGCTATTGGCTGTCAATAAAAAAAGGGATACCGAATAG
- the modA gene encoding molybdate ABC transporter substrate-binding protein, protein MQIRVILLIFCFLFLQNLSKAQAIRVAAASSMTDFLLELESKFEKETGIELEVISNSSGTIANQIQNGAPFDVFLSANEKYTNALFQKGIGINQPMTFAYSQLVFWSKHPIESISNTLTNDNCKSIAIAQPELAPFGSLASLYITDSLQLGSQVKNKMVYGNNISMINQYIYAQSVDAAFTSLSSFIKLKKTQPDFWTIIEPHQLGSIAQSALLLNNQGSSFINYLFQNEISNETLLKYGYMLK, encoded by the coding sequence ATGCAAATAAGAGTAATTCTACTCATCTTTTGTTTCCTTTTTCTTCAGAACTTATCCAAGGCACAAGCTATTCGTGTGGCAGCAGCTTCGAGCATGACTGATTTCCTTCTGGAGCTTGAATCTAAGTTTGAAAAAGAAACTGGGATAGAGCTTGAAGTTATCTCCAACAGTTCGGGAACAATAGCCAATCAAATCCAAAACGGGGCACCTTTCGATGTCTTTCTGTCAGCCAATGAGAAATATACTAATGCCCTATTTCAAAAAGGTATAGGCATAAATCAACCCATGACCTTTGCTTATAGCCAGTTGGTTTTTTGGTCTAAACACCCCATTGAAAGCATTTCAAACACCTTAACAAATGACAATTGTAAATCAATTGCGATTGCTCAACCCGAGTTAGCCCCTTTTGGTTCTTTGGCATCCCTGTATATCACTGACAGTCTTCAGCTTGGTAGCCAAGTAAAAAACAAAATGGTTTATGGAAATAACATATCCATGATCAATCAATATATATATGCTCAATCCGTGGATGCTGCATTTACTTCACTTTCCTCCTTTATAAAACTAAAAAAAACACAGCCTGATTTTTGGACAATCATAGAGCCTCATCAACTAGGGAGCATAGCCCAGAGTGCTTTATTACTAAATAATCAAGGTTCTTCTTTTATTAATTATTTGTTTCAAAACGAAATTTCAAATGAGACACTATTGAAATATGGATATATGTTAAAATAA
- a CDS encoding VWA domain-containing protein: protein MGEQIANSSQWLSWHWFSWETLQNFNWEFPMVFYALIALPLILLIWFIIDRRKRQSLSIALTKSDIKWSPVSLLRLIPNFILILSFALLLLALARPQKTNEKVEQWTEGIDIMLLIDISESMQIEDFRPNRLEAAKNVAREFVMGRFQDRIGLVVFSGEAYSRSPLTTDYDLLNTYIDDIDFDLIQKGGTAMGSALAVGTNRMRESDSKSKVMILLSDGDNNAGNIDPIIAAELADAYDIKIYTIAIGKEGRVPFGKDYFGRTRYVENTLNETTLRKIAEIGHGEFYRVSDNKALENVFALIDKYEKAEIKENRFKDTTDFYPIYLKWGIVFFLLWMLLKSTFISNILQD from the coding sequence ATGGGTGAGCAAATCGCTAATTCTTCGCAATGGCTGTCATGGCACTGGTTTAGCTGGGAAACGCTGCAAAACTTCAATTGGGAATTCCCAATGGTTTTTTATGCCCTGATAGCACTTCCCTTGATCCTACTTATTTGGTTTATCATAGACAGAAGAAAGCGTCAGAGTCTATCGATCGCTCTTACCAAAAGTGATATCAAATGGAGCCCGGTCAGTTTGCTCAGATTGATTCCTAATTTCATTCTGATCCTATCATTCGCATTATTGCTCTTGGCATTGGCGCGTCCTCAAAAGACCAATGAAAAAGTAGAGCAATGGACAGAAGGGATTGACATCATGTTACTGATAGATATTTCTGAATCCATGCAGATCGAAGATTTCCGTCCCAACAGACTGGAAGCTGCCAAAAATGTAGCCAGAGAGTTTGTCATGGGTAGATTTCAAGATCGAATAGGCTTGGTGGTCTTTTCAGGAGAGGCTTATTCGCGTTCTCCACTTACCACCGATTATGACCTCCTGAATACCTACATCGATGACATAGATTTTGACCTGATCCAAAAAGGTGGGACGGCCATGGGTAGTGCCCTTGCAGTAGGAACCAATCGCATGCGCGAATCAGATTCTAAGTCCAAAGTAATGATTTTGCTAAGCGACGGGGACAACAATGCAGGCAACATTGACCCCATCATCGCTGCAGAACTAGCCGATGCCTACGATATCAAAATTTACACCATCGCTATTGGAAAAGAAGGTCGAGTACCTTTCGGAAAGGACTATTTTGGAAGAACGCGCTATGTTGAAAACACACTAAACGAAACCACCTTAAGGAAGATAGCAGAAATCGGACATGGCGAATTCTACCGTGTATCTGACAACAAAGCGCTGGAGAACGTATTTGCGCTGATCGACAAATACGAAAAAGCTGAAATCAAAGAAAATCGTTTCAAGGATACGACAGACTTCTACCCTATTTATCTTAAGTGGGGTATTGTTTTCTTCCTTCTTTGGATGCTACTGAAGTCCACTTTTATCAGCAATATCCTGCAGGACTAA